In the Campylobacter concisus genome, TGGAAAATTGTAGTTAAACATAAATTTCTCTACAAAAGGTACTTTTTCAGTGAGGATGTCATACATTTGAGCGTCGCTGTCAGTGCCAAGAGTAGTGACAACCAAAGCCTGCGTCTGTCCTCTTGTAAAGAGGCATGAGCCATGTGCATTTGGAAGCACATTTGTCTCAATGCTAATAGGTCTAACCTCTTCAAGACTACGCCCATCAGCCCTTACGCCCTCATTTATTATCTGCTCTCTAACGATTTTCTTTTTATATTTGCCAAGGACATTTGTGATGACAGCCTCGTCCCAGCCCTCTTTTTGTGCTACTTCATCGCTTGAAATTTGTTTTGCGATCTTGCTAAGTTCGCTCGCGCGCTCGCTTTTTGCCATTTGATTGATCGCATTTTTGACTTCAGCTTTATAAAATTTATCGATGTAAATAGCGATATTTTCATTTTCTATCTCAGGTTTTAGCTCAAGCGCAGCGTCCTCTTTCTTATGCTCTTTGAAAGCTTCTTCGTAAGCGCTGCTAGCTCTTAGTATCGCCTTACCAGCAAAATCAATCGCCTCAACCATCATATCTTCGCTAAATTCATTCATCAGCTGTTTTTGAGCCATACTATCACTTAAGCTCGGATCTATCATCGGCTCAATCGCGACCATCGGGATAAGCTGCGTAGTTTGTTGAGGCAAGCTTCTCATCTCGATCATCAAAAGCTCATCTTTTGTTCCAGCCACGTATAGATCGATCGCACTTTGTTTTAGTTCAGAGTTGCTTGGGTTGATCACAAATTTTTCATCTATATAGCCAACTCTCACGCCACAAACTGGGCGATTTACAGGGATGTCGCTAAGATATAGTGCAACTGAAGCTGCATTTAGACTTACAACTTGCAAATCAACTTCAGGATCAGCTGAAAGCACCATTACAACTATTTGAGTTGGATATGCGTAACCTTTTGGAAAGAGCGGTCTAAGAGATCTATCGATAATGCGAGCTGTTAGCGTTTCAAAGTCGCCTGGCTTTGTCTCACGCTTAACGTAACCACCTGGAATTTTACCAGCGGCGTAAGCTTTTTCGATGTACTGCACCGTTAGAGGTAAAAAATCCTCCTCAACTTGTGTGTCCTCTCTTGCAACAGTTGCTAAAACGACGGTATTTTTCACCCTTAAAAGCACTGCTCCGCTAGCTTGTTTTGCTACTTTATTAAGGTCAAAAATTTCAACCTGATTATTGACTTCTATACTATATTGCATTATTTTTATCTCCTTGTTGTTTTTGTAACGGCAAATAATAAGGGCTCTCTTCTAATATTGACATGATACGCTCACTCGTAGCTTCGATCTTTTTCTCGTAATACGAATCCACATCGATAAAATCAACGATCTTGTTTATCGTGTAAATTTCATCAACCATATCATTTAAATTTGTAAAGACATCAGTAGCAATCACTGGCGTTGCGTATGAGATGGATTTTACCTTCACATCAAGCAACGTCTTTATGCAAATGAGTGCCGTCATACCAGTCTCACACCCCTCATCGATTAGTAAAATATTTTTATCTTTTAGCTCTCCTATCAAATTTCCTTTTCGGTATTTATAAACGTTTTTTAAAATTTTCTCTTCATATTTTCTATGCGCTTCGCCGTAAATATAGTCATAGCTTATATTAAAAGCTTTTATAAGTTTATCATTTAATACTATATCTTCTGTCTCGCTAACTATTGCAACGTCGCATTCGCTATTATTTGGCGCAGGTATTGGCTCGCTAAAGAGCATCTCGTAGCTTAAATTTAAACTTCTACAAACTGCATCTGTGAGTATAACTGACTCAAGCGACATACAAACAACTATCGTCTTTTTATCTACGAGCTCTTTTTTTGGCAAAATTTCAATTAGCTTGCTAGCTGCTTCTAATTGATCCTTAAATTTAGCCGTTATCATTTAGTTGGCACTCGATTTTGTACTGCTTTGCGAAAAGTCATAGTGCAAACCGCCCATTGGATAGAAATTTATCGTGAAATAAATACCATTTTTTCTAGTTGATGCTGAGCCATTTATTGTTGTTGTTGGCTCGACATCTTGTTGATAAATTATCCCGTAATTCCAGCATTTTCTTTGATGAAGTACACCAACTCTCCAGCTTTTTGTGTAACTTCGCTCAATATCATATTGCCAGCCGCCAATAAGGCTATACTGATGAGGTAATTTTACTCCAAGACCACTTGTAAAATAGCTATCTTTTGTTGCACTATTTTTTATTTTGCTATCATTTTTCTTCATGGTGTGAAGCATATTTAGCCAAAATAGATCATTTGTGTATGAAAATCCGCTTTGTACCTTTTTAAGCTCTTTGCTCTTGTGTGAATATTCAAGCTTATTATAAAGGCTTAAATTTTCAAATGGATATAGATAGATAGCATTTTTTAAATTCGAATATTCATCTTCTTTTGTGTAATATCCTTGAGAAATACTATGTTTTATAATCTTTCTACCATTAGAGTTAAAGAAATACTGAGTCAGATAACCAGAAATTTCTTCCTTACTCTGCTCTTGAGTCAAGAAATTTTCATACTCATTTAGATTTTTATCATAAATAAACTCATCATCTAAATTTCCTTTTCTATAGCCTGGCAGTAGGTATTCGGCCCCAAAATTTAGAGTATGATAAAAGCTTTCATACGCTTTTGCAAGGTCAGTGTGAAGGGCAAATTTGTGGTAATTATTTACAAAATTTGTATGCTTATCTTCTCTTTTATCATCAAATGAATTTATCTTATTCTCGTAATTTATTCTTGAAGCGTATAGATACTCGTAAAATGAAAACGTTAAGCTATCATCAAGCAGTGGCACATGCACTGAAGCTGGAAGCGTAAATTCATACTGAGTTGCTCTAACGCCTATCTTTCTATCATATCTATGTGACTGAAGATCAAGTGAATATAAGATATTTGGCAAGACAATATCATCTGTAAATTTATGATACTGAAGCGATGGAAGCTCTTGAAGTGTGTCTTTGTTCTCATTTTTTGAGCCAATTTTTTCAGTGTCTATGTAGTATTTTGCATAAGCACCAAAGTAATGATCGTCATTTGCGATGAAATAGTTAAATTTAGAAGTTACAAGCGAATCATAATCATCATCCCTGCCCTTTAAATTTAAATAATCTATATCATTTAGCTTCGTTGCGTCTATCCAAATTCCCTCTTGTAAATCTGCTTCACTAAGGTATCTTATAAGCTTATCTCTTTCGTATTTTAGTCCGATGCCTTTATGTGTTTTATTTTTTAGTTCGGCCTTATTTGAAGTCTCTCCTTTTTGCTTGGCTTGGTAGCTGTTTTTATCAGTAAATGAGCCAAAGCTTATTTCGCCCCTTGAATCAGGCGACTCAGTAAATCTAAACGCACCATAAATTCCAGCACCTCTATTTGTTCTTATCTGCGGATCAAGCTCGAAGTCCCACTCATTATAAGGTGCAAAATAAATCGGCTGCTTGTAATAAAAACCTTCAGATTTTCCGTATCCAAGCTCAGGCGGCAAAAGACCTGTTCTTCTTGTAGTATCTGTTGAAAAACCAAAATATGGCAAGTAAAAAACTGGTACATTGGCTATACGAAAGACTGGATTAAAAAGATGTAAAAATTTGCTTTGTTTATTTAGCATAGCTGAGCTTGAGGTGATACTCCAGTCAGGATCTTGGACATTACAGCTTGAAACCATCGCTTTTTTAACTCTATAGTACTCACTATCAGAGCTACTTTCATCGCTTCTCATCCACACTTCCATGTCTTTATTCATCATAAAAAGCGATTCAAAAGCAGTATCATTATTTTTTAAATTTAGCTTTGCATAGTTTGAGCGAGAGACTTCACTCTTGCCCTTCATCATGTTGACGTTACCAAAAAGCTCGATAACCGAATTATTTTGATCATAAACTGCACAATCAGCTGTCACAAGATAATCTTGTGAATATACAACAACATTTTTATTGGCCGTTACGATGCCTTTATCTTGCTTTACATCATCGGCCAAAAGCTGTACATCTTGCACAGCTGCACTTAGATTTAAAATACATACCGGAACTAAAAATAAAATTTTACGCATTTATCACCACTGTTTTTGCTATTTTGTCTTGCCAAGTCTGCCTAGCTGGATTTGCAAATGCCCATGCGAAACCAAGATAAAAACAAGCTTCGCTAACCAACCTAAAAATCGCTCTTACCAAGCTTGAAATAAAATTTGGTCTATCTAAAATTTCTACATTAATGCACATCGTCTTTGTTAGCATTTGTCCAAGGCTCGCACCATAATACCAAACAAAAAATGCATGATAAATAATCTTTAGTGCGACTATTTGCCAAAAGAAATTTAAAGTCAAATTTCTGGCTTCATTATAGCTCATAACCGACAAAAAGGCATCCCAGTAAATGATCAAAAACAAAAAAGAAACGATACATTCATCAATTGAATAAGCTAGCACTCTTTTTGAAAATGGCGCTAGCGAAATTTCTTCTTTTTCAAGTTTTTCAACTATCTGCATACTCATTTTAATGCCTGCCAGGCAATATCTTTTCTATAATGTGCTCCGTCAAATTTTACATTTTCGCAAAGCTCATAAGCTCTATCACGTGCCTCTTTTATGCTCTTCGCAGTGGCAACGCAGACTAATACTCTGCCACCATCTGCATAAATTTCTCCATCTTGCTCACTAACACCAGCATAAGCGATGTGAGCATCTTTTACATCATTTAAAACTGAAATTTTAGCTTTTGAGCTGCTTTTATACGGATAGTCCTTACTAGCCATCACAACGCCAACTGCAAATTCATCTTTTAAACTAATAGGCTTTAGCTCGCCCTTTGCAGCATTTAGTAAAATTTCGCTTAGATTTCCGTCAATTAATGGCATCAATACCTCGCACTCAGGATCGCCAAATCTTACGTTAAACTCAAGTACATAAGGCTCATTTTTCACGATCATTAGCCCTACAAAAAGTACTCCACAAAACGGACTGCCCTCGTTTTTCATCCCTTTTAAAGTTGGCTTTACAACCTCTTCTTCAACCCTTTTTATCAGCTCTTTTGAAGCAAGCGGACTTGGAGCATAAGCACCCATGCCGCCAGTATTTGGACCTTCGTCATTATCAAGCAGACGTTTATGATCTTGTGCCACTGGCAAACTTACAAAATTTTCGCCGTCACAAATAGCAAAAAAGCTCAGCTCAAAGCCGTCTAAAAACTCTTCAACCACCACAAATTTACCAGCCTCGCCAAAGCTAGCTCCACTTAGCATGTCACTAACTGCCTCTTTGGCATCCTCTTTAGAATTTGCTATTATTACGCCCTTGCCAGCGCAAAGTCCATCGGCCTTTACAACCATTGGCGCGCTTAAGGTATCAATAAATTTAAATGCTTTTTCTTTATCGTCTGTGTTTAAATATCTTGCAGTTTTTATATTATTTCTAGCTAAAAAGTCCTTCATATAAGCCTTGCTAGCTTCAAGTCTAGCAGCTGCCTTGCTTGGTCCAAATATAAGCAAGCCCTCTTTTTTAAAGATATCCACTACACCTTCACTAAGCGGCGCTTCAGGGCCTACGATAGTTAGAGCAATATCATTTTGCTTAGCAAATTTTGTAAGCTCATAAAAGTCTTTTATCTTCAAATTCTCACCAAGGCGTGACGTCGCACCATTTCCAGGCGCAAAGTATAAATTTATATTTTTTTCGTTTTTTAGTTTTAGAGCAATGGCGTATTCGCGGCCGCCACTTCCTATTATGAGAATATTCATTTCATCTCCGTAAATTTAAAAAACCCGAGTGGGCGTCGCATAGAAGAGTGGCCCATAAACAAAGCCAATCTTGCAAATAGATGGATACCAAACGGTTGCAACTTCTCGCCTTTTCAGACTCAAACGAAGCCACATCACAAGGCATCCATACCTTTTCGCTAACAAAAAAGTGTTGGACCCCGTAAAATGCTGACTCGCTTCACTCAGGCAATAAAATTATATAAATTCTTTGCTTAAAGTAATGTTTTGGCAAGCGCGATACAGGCGTTTATATCTTGACTTTGGCTTACTATTGGCTCGGTAAATTTTAGCTCTTTTGCAGTGACCTTTCCAATGCTTATTGCTTGATAGCTCTCATCCCAGCCAAAATTATTAAGAAAATTTTTAACATTTAGTGGAGAAGCAAAGATCAAGATACTATTTTTTGGTGGTTTTAGCTCCATTTTGCAAGGATTTAAGACATTTTCATAGGCGATGATCGCTTTTATATTTACTCCGCCATTTTGCAAAATTTCTAAGAAATTTGAAGCACTATCTTTACCCTTTAGATAAAGAACCTTTTTACCTTTTAAAAGTGGCAAAATTTCTCTTGCAAAGTCATCTCCGTGAGCGTTCTTTCCGATATAAATTTCACTAAATCCAAACTCTCTTGCGGCTGCCGCACAACTATTTGCGATAGCAAAGACTGGCAAATTCATAGGTGAAATGCCATTAAATTTTAATGCATTAAAAGCATTTTTAGAAGTAGCTACCAGTACGTCATAGTAGCTTAAATTTAGTTCAAATTTTAAAAACTCGATCTTGCTAACGCTTAAATTTACAACGCTCTCATCGGCTGTTTTTGTGTTTGAAATAAGATAAATTTTACGCAACTCTTTTTAACCTTAAAAAAGACATCAAAGCAAGTAATGTGCAGGCTAAAATAACAATAGAAGTCGAATAAAATATATCACCAAGCCCAACTAGCGGAGAGACGACGCCGCCTAAGAAAAATGGGCAAAATCCAAGTATCGCTGAGGCTGAACCTGCGTATTCTCTGCCTTCGTTCATAGCTAGCGATGAAGCAGTTGGCAAGACAAATCCTGTAAAAAGAAGCAATAAGAAAAATGCGATGATAACGCCGATCACTTCAAATTTGAAACAAAGCATGAAAGCAATAAAAATGCTAGCAAACAAGGTGCCAAAAAGCCCGGTTTTGAGCGCTTTTCTCTCATTTAAAAGACTAGCAAGCCTTGCTCCTATAACAAGCCCTAAACCATTTGAAGCAAAGCAAAAGCTATAACTTACTGGACTTAGAGAATAAAATTCTTGAAAAATAAACGAAGATGACGCTATATAGGCAAACATCGCACCCATAGCAAATGTCTGAATGCTTACGAAAAGCATAAATTTTTTCTTTCTTAAAATTTTGCCAAAAACACTATAAGTCACTAGCAAAGGCATTTTTAAGCGATTTGACTGACTTAAGCTCTCTTTGAAATAAAAATTTGCGATAAAAAGCAAAATGCCAATGATAGTAAGTGCCATAAAGATGCCACGCCAGTCTGTAATTTTAAGCAGTAAACTACCACCAATTGGCGATAGTATCGGAGCAAGACCATTTACGACCATCATAAGGCTAAAAAATTTAGTCATTTCATGACCCTTATAAAGATCACTAACAACAGCCCTTGAAATAACCAAACTACCAGCGCTCGCAAGCCCTTGAATAATTCTCATAAAGATAAAAAACTGGATATTTTGTGCAAAAAATATAAAAATAGTGCTTATAGTATAGACGATGAGCGAGATGGTAAGGGGCAATTTTCGGCCAAATTTATCACTTATTGGGCCAACTATGAGCTGACCTATGGCTAAGCCCGCCATCGATGTCGTGATCGTTAATTGCGTAGCTGTAACACTTGTTTTAAACCACTCAGTAATAGCTGGAAGTGCTGGCAAATAAAGGTCTGTAACAAATGGTCCAAAGGCAGAGAGAGTGCCTAAAAATAGCAATAAAAATAGTTTGGAATTTTCTTTTTTCATAACTCTTCTTTAAATTTTAAAAGAGATTATATTATGACTTTGCTTTTTGGGTTATTAAGGGTAAATTTAACGTGATTTATAAAATATAAAAGCCCTAAAATTAGGGCTTAGTATTACATTTTGTCTTTAGTGACAATTAGGAGCATTTTAAATTTATCTTTTATCTTTAATCCGTGTGGTATTTTGCCTGGAAGCACGATGGTATCGCCTTTTTTGATATCAAAATGTTCATCACCAATAGTTAGCTTCATCTCGCCATCAAGTGCGATAAGTAGTGCATCGCCTGGAGCTGCGTGAGTTGAGAGCTCTTGGTCTGTGTCAAAACTAAGCAGCGACATCGAGCCATTCTCATTTTTAACAAGCGTTTTGCTCACGATTTTGCCTTTTTCGTATTCGACTGCATCAACTAAGCTAAAAATAGCTGCCTTAGGTAAATGATCTATCATTAAGTCCTCCTTAAAATCAATTGAAATATATTTCGTTGGTTCGTTAAAAACTAGCTTACGCCACACTTTTTTCTCTATCAGGCAAGCTTGCTCGCCACCTATATGCATCTGCTTTTCACCGTAGTATAGGGTAGCACCACCCTCTACAACCCATGCAAGACTGTCACAAAACAGCATCTCATGATCTAGCTCCTCGCCCGTATCAAAAGCAAATACATCGACATGAGCATTCTCGCAATCAAAAATTCTCTTGCTAACGACGCTTTTAGAAACAACTTTCGTGTCAGTGTTTAGATTGTAAATTTTACTCATTTTTCTTCCTTTCGTAAATTTACGCGTCATTGTAGTGAAAATTTTTGGATGATTTATTGATAAGGATTATCTGTTTTTGAAAAGCCAATAATAAAAAACAAATCATAATTTCTTTAGTATGTCAACTTCATAACTACTTAAATCTATTTTTTCAAAATTCTTTTTCACATATTCAATAATATTGTTATTGGGCATATCTTTAAACTTTTTTAACGTGGAGGCGGGAACTCCAAAATCTAAAAGTATACTTAACTTATTATCCACTCCTTCATGTTCCAGAATAGAAATAAATGCAGAATAATTAGCGGCTTGTTTGCCATTGAGATAATTTACAATACTTTCTAATACACTAAGCCTTTTAGGTATTTCGAATTTGGCTTGATTTCTGATAAAACCAAATACTTTTGAAACCGATAAGTTAATGATACTCTCTTCATTCTTACCTCGATTGGCATCTAGCGTATGCTGATACTTAATCTCATTACTTATAATAGAGTGCAAATTTCCACCCTGGATTATTTGAAGGCATTTTTGAGCTAAGAATTTATAACTATCTCCCTTATTGCCTTCCAATAAATGATCTACCATATATAATGTACTAGATAATGTTTTATAAGTAGGAACTGGTGCATCCCAGCTCAATTGATTCAATATCTTTTTTCTACCCTTCAAGCAATTATAAAGGTGCTTTTGCTTTTCAATATTATAATAGTTCGATTTAAAAATTTGCAATAAATCTGCAGGTAAATCTTTAATTAATTCTTCATATATTCTTCTCTTTTGGTCTTTTATATCTTCGTTATTTAGATTAATTAAAATTTCACTCTGCAGACTATCATCTTGAGTAACTATGGGAACATCTATATTTTCCATCTCTTGCCTTGGAGGATCATCAAAACAATATACTTTTCCAGTATAGTATTTCATCATTCTTCCGGCACGCCCCTTGATATTATTAAAATCAAAATAAGTCAGCTTGCTTGTGCCTTTGCGCATATCATATATGATAATGTTTTTTGCGACAGTGTTTACACCCTCTATTAATGAGGTAGTTGCAAATAATATATTTATTTTATTGTTATTAAAATAGTCGAGTTGAGCATTAACAATATGCCTAGGATATTGACCGTTATGTAAACCTATACCTTTTTGTAAGTATTTTTTTAAATTCCATTTTACGGAAACGTTTTCATCAATCCATTCAAAAATTGGGAAAGTATTTTCTGTGCCTTTTTTATTATCTCTAATAAATTCATTTGACAATTCTTCTGCTTGAGCAGGGGATCTAACATAAACTATAGTAGGCTCACTTAAACTATTTAATAGCTCAAATAGCTTCATTTTCCTTTCTTCCTTGGAACTACAGCTTATTTTTTCCAATTCTTGTCTTACTAATGAATACTCCGGTTTAAAGAATTTTAGACTATATTTTTTAATAAAATCACTATCAACGTTATCTACCGATGGAGTCAATAATATTAATTGCGGATTTCTAAACATTACTTTGTAAAATGCAATGTTTAATTGGCTGACTCTATCGTCGTATTTATGGTTTGATATTTTATAAAATTCATCAACTATAAATAAATCTATATTGTTAATTTTGGGTAAAATATCTAAAACTCGCTCACTGGTTAAAATAAACAAGTTGTTTGTTTCATTTATATCCTGGCTTGTATTAACCACGATATTATAAAAATCTTGATAATTTTGAAGCTTTTTTCTAGTTTCATCAATTAGTGCCAATGTCGGTTGAATAATTAATATATTGCTATATTTTTTTCTTGCTACAAATTCTTGTATTAGTAAGCTTTTACCAAAACTAGTAGGTGCAGAGATAAGTAAATTTTGTCTATTTGAGATTTTTTCCTCTAATACCTTCTGCCAGTAGTGAAACGTTACCCTATTGTTTTCAGAATCGTTTATAAATTTAGATTTGTGGTACTCGCACCTAACTAATGCAGCAGTATTAAGCAGTTCATTTTTATCTTTTAAATATGGATAGAAACCAAAACTTTCAATTAAATCAATAAAAACAGGCCTTATACTTTCATTAACACGCTCCCAGTTTTCTAAAACTAAAATCAGGCTATCCATATCTTCATTGGCAGAAATTTCTTTAGCAATTTTAAAACTCTTGTCTAAATCCAATAAATCTAAAATTTCAAACATTAATTCTGCTCTTTTTTTAATTTTTCATGTAGCTGCTTTACTAGCTTAAATTTACTTTCTACCGGAAACAAAAATAAATTTATTTTAATTCTATCTCTATTGCCAAAATCTTTAATTTTTTGTTCAAATTTTTCCCTAGTATCTTTTGCAAATTTCTCCAATATATCTTTAAAATCGTTATGCGTATTTCCTGAATCGTTAAATTTAAAATTGTCTAAAATTTTACTATCAAATAGTGCAAAAAAGCAAGCATTTATATTTGATAGTCTTTGTATAAAAGTACTAGATTTAATTAATTCTCTTATTTCATCACTCACTTCTTTATCGTCATAATAATCGCTTAATCTATTATTGATGATTGCAAATTCAGAATCAAAAAAATTAACATTAAAATGCTCAAATAAATCATTAGCTAGATCCTGTAATGCATTTGATAGGCTTTTATAAAATTTACTCTCACCTATCCAGAGTTCATTCTTCTCTTTGTCATAATGAACCGCATCAAAACCATGAACCATTCCGCTTAGACTATCTTTAAAATATATTTTGGATATAAGTTGTGGTTTATTAAATTGTCTTTCCAGTAAATAATATAATATAAGCTCTCCAAATTCGCCACGCTTTAAATATCTATCTTCTGCATCCTTATCTGCCGATATGAAATATTCGTTAGCTTCTTTAATCTCTTTAACTTTATAAAGCAACTCCATGCCGTCCCTAGTAGCTTTTCTAGGACCAAATTCCGATGAAATCTCTAAAGCTCTTTTTTTACCAAGTGCAAAGAATGGAATTTCATTAAAAATTTCCTCATTCCACTCATCTATTTTTTGATATACCCATCCTTCATCGTTTATATCAAAAACGATATGAAAGCAATACGTTCGAATACTTTCATACTCATACTTATTTGTTAGATAGTTCAAAATTTAAGCCTGACCAAATTTCACTCCCACTCAATAGTTGCAGGCGGTTTGCTTGAGATGTCGTAAACTACGCGGTTTATGCCGTTTACCTCGTTTATGATGCGGCGGCTTACATTTTCAAGTAAATCATAAGGAAGCCTTGAAAAGCT is a window encoding:
- a CDS encoding HamA C-terminal domain-containing protein, with translation MNYLTNKYEYESIRTYCFHIVFDINDEGWVYQKIDEWNEEIFNEIPFFALGKKRALEISSEFGPRKATRDGMELLYKVKEIKEANEYFISADKDAEDRYLKRGEFGELILYYLLERQFNKPQLISKIYFKDSLSGMVHGFDAVHYDKEKNELWIGESKFYKSLSNALQDLANDLFEHFNVNFFDSEFAIINNRLSDYYDDKEVSDEIRELIKSSTFIQRLSNINACFFALFDSKILDNFKFNDSGNTHNDFKDILEKFAKDTREKFEQKIKDFGNRDRIKINLFLFPVESKFKLVKQLHEKLKKEQN